A stretch of the Panicum virgatum strain AP13 chromosome 9N, P.virgatum_v5, whole genome shotgun sequence genome encodes the following:
- the LOC120691030 gene encoding probable 2-oxoglutarate-dependent dioxygenase At5g05600 isoform X3, with product MGGLSMDQSFVQAPEHRPNPTVTEATGIPLIDLSPLTSGDAAAVDALAAEVGAASREWGFFLVVGHGVPAETVARAAEAQRAFFALPAERKAAVRRREAAPLGYYESEHTKNVRDWKEVFDLVAREPPPPAAAAGGEVVFENKWPEDLPGFREALEGYMETLEELALKQLELLGRSLDLRPGRLRGFFREPTTFFRLNHYPPCPSPELALGVGRHKDPGALTILYQDDVLRRSDGEWARVKFVPGSFVINVGDTMQVWSNDRYESAEHRVSVNRDRARFSMPYFFNPATDAVVEPLEELVGDEDPPRYSAYSWGDFFRTKLSGNYKKLDVENLQIEHFRKGLRA from the exons ATGGGCGGCCTCTCCATGGACCAGTCCTTCGTGCAGGCCCCCGAGCACCGCCCCAATCCCACCGTCACCGAGGCCACCGGCATCCCGCTCATCGACCTCTCGCCCCTGACctccggcgacgccgccgccgtggacgcgCTGGCCGCCGAGGTGGGCGCGGCGAGCCGGGAGTGGGGCTTCTTCCTGGTCGTGGGCCACGGCGTGCCGGCGGAGACtgtggcgcgcgcggcggaggcacAGCGCGCCTTCTTCGCGCTCCCGGCGGAGCGGAAGGCGGCCGTGCGCAGGAGAGAGGCGGCGCCGCTCGGGTACTACGAGTCGGAGCACACCAAGAACGTCAGGGACTGGAAGGAGGTGTTCGACCTCGTCGcgcgcgagccgccgcctccggcagccgcggccggcggcgaggtcgtgtTCGAGAACAAGTGGCCCGAGGACCTGCCAGGCTTCAG AGAGGCGCTGGAGGGGTACATGGAAACGCTGGAGGAGCTGGCGTTGAAGCAGCTGGAGCTGCTCGGCCGGAGCCTGGACCTGAGGCCCGGCCGGCTGCGCGGCTTCTTCAGGGAGCCCACCACGTTCTTCCGGCTCAACCACTACCCGCCCTGCCCGAGCCCGGAGCTCGCGCTGGGCGTGGGCCGGCACAAGGACCCCGGGGCGCTGACCATCCTGTACCAGGACGACGTCCTGCGGCGCTCCGACGGCGAGTGGGCCCGCGTCAAGTTCGTCCCCGGCTCCTTCGTCATCAACGTCGGCGACACGATGCAG GTGTGGAGCAACGACCGGTACGAGAGCGCGGAGCACCGGGTGTCGGTGAACCGGGACAGGGCGCGGTTCTCCATGCCCTACTTCTTCAACCCGGCGACCGACGCCGTGGTGGAGCCGCTGGAGGAGCTggtcggcgacgaggacccGCCCAGGTACAGCGCCTACAGCTGGGGCGACTTCTTCCGCACCAAGCTCAGCGGCAACTACAAGAAGCTGGACGTGGAGAACCTCCAGATCGAGCATTTCAGGAAGGGCCTCCGAGCGTAG
- the LOC120691030 gene encoding probable 2-oxoglutarate-dependent dioxygenase At5g05600 isoform X1: protein MGGLSMGQAFVQAPEHRPKPTVTEATVIPLIDLSPLTAGEAAAVDALAAEVGAASREWGFFVVVGHGVPAEAVARATEAQRAFFALPAERKVAVRRSEAEPLGYYESEHTKNVRDWKEVFDLVPREPPPPAAVADGELVFANKWPQDLPGFREALEEYAEAMEELAFKILELIARSLNLRPDRLHGFFRDQTTFIRLNHYPPCPSPDLALGVGRHKDAGALTVLYQDDVGGLDVRRRSDGEWVRVKPVPNSFTINVGNTIQVWSNARYESAEHRVSVSSARERFSMPYFFNPASYTMVEPVEELVSEEAPPRYNAYNWGDFFSTRKNSNYKKLDVENIQIAHFKKSVAAA, encoded by the exons ATGGGCGGCCTCTCCATGGGCCAGGCCTTCGTGCAGGCCCCCGAGCACCGCCCCAAGCCCACCGTCACCGAGGCCACCGTCATCCCGCTCATCGACCTCTCGCcgctcaccgccggcgaggccgccgccgtggacgcgCTGGCCGCCGAGGTGGGCGCGGCGAGCCGGGAGTGGGGCTTCTTCGTGGTGGTGGGCCACGGCGTGCCGGCGGAGGCCGTGGCGCGCGCGACGGAGGCGCAGCGCGCGTTCTTCGCGCTCCCGGCCGAGCGCAAGGTCGCCGTGCGGAGGAGCGAGGCGGAGCCGCTCGGGTACTACGAGTCGGAGCACACCAAGAACGTCAGGGACTGGAAGGAGGTGTTCGACCTTGTCCCGCgcgagcctccgccgccggcagccgtgGCCGACGGCGAGCTCGTGTTCGCCAACAAGTGGCCTCAAGACCTGCCGGGATTCAG AGAGGCGCTGGAGGAGTACGCGGAAGCAATGGAGGAGCTGGCGTTCAAGATACTGGAGCTGATCGCCCGGAGCCTGAACCTGAGGCCCGACCGGCTGCACGGCTTCTTCAGGGACCAGACCACCTTCATCCGGCTCAACCACTACCCCCCCTGCCCGAGCCCCGACCTCGCCCTCGGCGTGGGGCGGCACAAGGACGCCGGAGCCCTGACCGTCCTGTACCAGGACGACGTCGGCGGGCTCGACGTCCGGCGGCGCTCCGACGGCGAGTGGGTCCGCGTCAAGCCTGTCCCCAACTCCTTCACCATCAACGTCGGCAACACCATCCAGGTGTGGAGCAACGCCAGGTACGAGAGCGCGGAGCACCGGGTGTCGGTGAGCTCGGCCAGGGAGCGGTTCTCCATGCCCTACTTCTTCAACCCGGCGAGCTACACCATGGTGGAGCCCGTGGAGGAGCTGGTGAGCGAGGAGGCCCCGCCCCGGTACAACGCCTACAACTGGGGCGACTTCTTCAGCACCAGGAAGAACAGCAACTACAAGAAGCTGGACGTGGAGAACATCCAGATCGCCCATTTCAAGAagagcgtcgccgccgcctag
- the LOC120691029 gene encoding flavanone 3-dioxygenase 2-like — protein sequence MDDAYVQAPEHRPVAPAAEATGVPVIDLSPLAATPPPGAVDALAAEVGAACRDWGFLVAVGHGVPEATAARAVEAGRAFFALPAERKAAVRRTERAPLGYYDAEHTKNVRDWKEVFDIFPRELPPPAASADGELVFVNKWPGDGDLPGFRVALEEYAAAMEELAFKLLELIARSLNLRPDRLHGFFREQTTYMRVNRYPPCPRPDLVLGLGRHRDSGALTILRQDDDVGGLDVRRPSTGEWVRVRPVPGSLVVNVGDIIQVWSNDRYESVEHRASVNSEQERFSIPYFFNPARRTAVEPLEEMVSEERPSRYNAYDWGEFFCTRRRSNFSKLDVDNIQIAHLRKDSVAMPARTD from the exons ATGGACGACGCCTACGTGCAGGCCCCGGAGCACCGGCCCGtggcgcccgccgccgaggccaCGGGCGTCCCGGTCATCGACCTCTCCCCGCTcgcagccacgccgccgccgggggccgtGGACGCGCTCGCGGCCGAGGTGGGCGCGGCGTGCCGGGACTGGGGCTTCCTCGTCGCGGTGGGCCACGGCGTGCCGGAGGCGACAGCAGCGCGCGCGGTGGAGGCCGGGCGCGCCTTCTTCGCGCTGCCGGCGGAGCGCAAGGCGGCCGTGCGGCGCACCGAGCGGGCGCCGCTCGGATACTACGACGCCGAGCACACCAAGAACGTCAGGGACTGGAAGGAGGTGTTCGACATCTTCCCTcgcgagctgccgccgccggccgcatcgGCGGACGGCGAGCTGGTGTTCGTTAACAAGTGGCCGGGCGACGGCGACCTGCCGGGGTTCAG AGTGGCACTGGAGGAGtacgcggcggcgatggaggagcTGGCGTTCAAGCTGCTGGAGCTGATCGCCCGGAGCCTGAACCTGAGGCCCGACCGGCTGCACGGCTTCTTCAGGGAGCAGACGACGTACATGCGGGTCAACCGCTACCCCCCGTGCCCTCGGCCCGACCTCGTCCTCGGCCTCGGCCGCCACAGGGACAGCGGCGCGCTGACCATCCTGCGCCAGGACGACGACGTCGGCGGGCTCGACGTCCGCCGCCCCTCAACCGGCGAGTGGGTGCGCGTCAGGCCAGTCCCCGGCTCGCTCGTCGTCAACGTCGGCGACATCATCCAG GTGTGGAGCAATGACAGGTACGAGAGCGTGGAGCACCGGGCGTCGGTGAACTCGGAGCAGGAGAGGTTCTCCATCCCCTACTTCTTCAACCCGGCCAGGCGCACTGCAGTGGAGCCATTGGAGGAGATGGTGAGCGAGGAGAGGCCCTCGAGGTACAACGCGTACGACTGGGGCGAGTTCTTCTGCACCAGGAGGAGGAGCAACTTCAGCAAGCTGGATGTCGACAACATCCAGATTGCGCATCTCAGGAAGGACAGTGTAGCCATGCCGGCTAGGACAGACTGA
- the LOC120691030 gene encoding probable 2-oxoglutarate-dependent dioxygenase At5g05600 isoform X2 encodes MGGLSMDQSFVQAPEHRPNPTVTEATGIPLIDLSPLTSGDAAAVDALAAEVGAASREWGFFLVVGHGVPAETVARAAEAQRAFFALPAERKAAVRRREAAPLGYYESEHTKNVRDWKEVFDLVAREPPPPAAAAGGEVVFENKWPEDLPGFREALEGYMETLEELALKQLELLGRSLDLRPGRLRGFFREPTTFFRLNHYPPCPSPELALGVGRHKDPGALTILYQDDVGGLDVRRRSDGEWVRVKPVPNSFTINVGNTIQVWSNARYESAEHRVSVSSARERFSMPYFFNPASYTMVEPVEELVSEEAPPRYNAYNWGDFFSTRKNSNYKKLDVENIQIAHFKKSVAAA; translated from the exons ATGGGCGGCCTCTCCATGGACCAGTCCTTCGTGCAGGCCCCCGAGCACCGCCCCAATCCCACCGTCACCGAGGCCACCGGCATCCCGCTCATCGACCTCTCGCCCCTGACctccggcgacgccgccgccgtggacgcgCTGGCCGCCGAGGTGGGCGCGGCGAGCCGGGAGTGGGGCTTCTTCCTGGTCGTGGGCCACGGCGTGCCGGCGGAGACtgtggcgcgcgcggcggaggcacAGCGCGCCTTCTTCGCGCTCCCGGCGGAGCGGAAGGCGGCCGTGCGCAGGAGAGAGGCGGCGCCGCTCGGGTACTACGAGTCGGAGCACACCAAGAACGTCAGGGACTGGAAGGAGGTGTTCGACCTCGTCGcgcgcgagccgccgcctccggcagccgcggccggcggcgaggtcgtgtTCGAGAACAAGTGGCCCGAGGACCTGCCAGGCTTCAG AGAGGCGCTGGAGGGGTACATGGAAACGCTGGAGGAGCTGGCGTTGAAGCAGCTGGAGCTGCTCGGCCGGAGCCTGGACCTGAGGCCCGGCCGGCTGCGCGGCTTCTTCAGGGAGCCCACCACGTTCTTCCGGCTCAACCACTACCCGCCCTGCCCGAGCCCGGAGCTCGCGCTGGGCGTGGGCCGGCACAAGGACCCCGGGGCGCTGACCATCCTGTACCAG GACGACGTCGGCGGGCTCGACGTCCGGCGGCGCTCCGACGGCGAGTGGGTCCGCGTCAAGCCTGTCCCCAACTCCTTCACCATCAACGTCGGCAACACCATCCAGGTGTGGAGCAACGCCAGGTACGAGAGCGCGGAGCACCGGGTGTCGGTGAGCTCGGCCAGGGAGCGGTTCTCCATGCCCTACTTCTTCAACCCGGCGAGCTACACCATGGTGGAGCCCGTGGAGGAGCTGGTGAGCGAGGAGGCCCCGCCCCGGTACAACGCCTACAACTGGGGCGACTTCTTCAGCACCAGGAAGAACAGCAACTACAAGAAGCTGGACGTGGAGAACATCCAGATCGCCCATTTCAAGAagagcgtcgccgccgcctag